In the Treponema maltophilum ATCC 51939 genome, TTTTATAAAAAGCTCCTTACAATTTTTTTAACAATCAGCGTTATTCCTTCCTTATTCATAGGAATATTTTCGGGCACCCTGGTCGATACCGTTATCCGCCGGCGCCTTATGAACGAATCGGCAAAAGCAACGGATAGCGCGATGAACTCGATAGATTCGCTCATCGGCGCATATGCGGCCGCGCTGGATATTTTTTGCGCGGATAAAATGCTTGCCGATTTTTTTACGGAAAACGATGCAGAACTTCTGCCTCAACTATACGAAAAAATGTATAAAACCCTGGCAGCCCTGGGCGGAAGCGGCGACATTCATCTCATCGATTTCGATTCCGCATATATAACGTCTTTAAAAGGTACGCCGTCCGTTTACAACTTAAAAACCGAAGCGAATTGGGGACCGTTCAGAGCGGCAAACGAAAGCAATGCGGCTGCCGTCTACCCTACGCTTTTTGTAAACTCCGACGGCACCAAAATGGCATCTTCGGTAATTTCGGCAGTCCGGCAAAACGGATCGATCGCAGGCTATGCCGCGTTTGATATTCCCTTGGAAAGATTGAAAGACCAACTCATCAATACCTACGATACGCTGCCGATGAATTTTACGCTGATGACGGATAACTACTATTTTTTATTTAACGATGCGGATTTGAACAGCCGAAGTCAATTTATAAGCTGGCCGCATCGCGCCCTTACAAACCGCAAAGGCTATTTTATAGAAAGCGCGGACGGAAAAGAACTTTTGTACACCTTCAGGCCTTCGTCCGCATATAAATTGATTATCATAGGCGGCCTTAACATAAACCTCATCATCGGAAATATTTCCGCAGGCTTGTACATACTTGCCGCAACCGTTTTAATCGCGGTATTCATTTGTATTTGCATTTCGCTTATCGTTTCCAAGCGCATCAATACGCCGCTTCAGGAAATTGTCGACGCCATGCGGATTGTGGAATCGGGAGATTTTAATAAGCGGGCAAA is a window encoding:
- a CDS encoding sensor histidine kinase, producing MRLSGKSGNKKFYKKLLTIFLTISVIPSLFIGIFSGTLVDTVIRRRLMNESAKATDSAMNSIDSLIGAYAAALDIFCADKMLADFFTENDAELLPQLYEKMYKTLAALGGSGDIHLIDFDSAYITSLKGTPSVYNLKTEANWGPFRAANESNAAAVYPTLFVNSDGTKMASSVISAVRQNGSIAGYAAFDIPLERLKDQLINTYDTLPMNFTLMTDNYYFLFNDADLNSRSQFISWPHRALTNRKGYFIESADGKELLYTFRPSSAYKLIIIGGLNINLIIGNISAGLYILAATVLIAVFICICISLIVSKRINTPLQEIVDAMRIVESGDFNKRAKVFDNDEFGYVAKQFNTMCRELSELFKKDHEKQELLRRSEIKNLQAQIHPHFFYNTLDSIKWLAKLNGQDEIYVMTANLSLLLRNGIRMSNEFSTVRENLENLNAYTAIQKIRFADKFSIRIDVEQALFDYTIPALILQPLVENAMVHGLEQKPGKGLLSLRGFRKENTVVFEVEDDGIGISKTELKKLHASLASEGTEEHIGLINVHKRIRLYYGQSYGIKIASTERKGTLVTLTLPYAPERL